A DNA window from Deltaproteobacteria bacterium GWC2_65_14 contains the following coding sequences:
- a CDS encoding 16S rRNA (cytidine(1402)-2'-O)-methyltransferase: MSTGTLYIVATPLGNLEDITLRAIRVLREVSVVACEDTRRTVKLLNRYEIRTPLFIFHEYNKMRAGKNILRRLRDGESVALVSDAGTPAISDPGYELVREAIAAGVPLEVVPGPSALVAALVVSGLPTDHFAFEGFLPARKEKRRKAMKALAGETRTMIFYESPQRIAGFLQDAAEIFGERRGCVVRELTKIHEEILRGTLPELAGEIGGRDSVLGEVTVVVGGAQKTVELSVEEIVRAALEDASGSSRDLTREIAERTGLSRKEIYAEILRHRGK, translated from the coding sequence GTGAGCACGGGAACCCTGTACATCGTCGCGACGCCGCTGGGGAACCTCGAGGACATCACCCTGCGGGCGATCCGGGTCCTCCGGGAGGTCTCGGTCGTCGCCTGCGAGGACACCCGGCGCACCGTGAAGCTGCTGAACCGCTACGAGATCCGGACTCCCCTGTTCATCTTCCACGAGTACAACAAGATGCGGGCGGGGAAGAACATCCTCCGGCGGCTGCGGGACGGGGAGAGCGTGGCCCTCGTGTCGGACGCCGGAACCCCCGCCATCTCGGATCCGGGGTACGAGCTGGTCCGGGAGGCGATCGCCGCCGGGGTTCCCCTGGAGGTGGTCCCGGGGCCCTCGGCGCTCGTCGCGGCCCTGGTGGTCTCCGGTCTCCCCACCGACCACTTCGCCTTCGAGGGGTTCCTGCCGGCCCGGAAGGAGAAGCGGCGGAAGGCGATGAAGGCGCTGGCCGGGGAGACGAGGACGATGATCTTCTACGAGTCCCCCCAGCGGATCGCCGGATTCCTCCAGGATGCTGCGGAGATCTTCGGGGAGCGGCGGGGCTGCGTCGTGCGGGAGCTCACGAAGATCCACGAGGAGATCCTCCGCGGGACCCTCCCGGAGCTGGCCGGGGAGATCGGCGGCCGGGACTCCGTCCTGGGGGAGGTCACGGTGGTGGTGGGAGGGGCGCAGAAGACGGTCGAACTCTCCGTCGAGGAGATCGTGCGGGCGGCCCTCGAGGACGCCTCCGGTTCGTCGCGGGACCTCACCCGGGAGATCGCGGAGCGGACCGGACTTTCCCGCAAGGAAATCTACGCGGAGATCCTTCGGCATCGGGGGAAATGA
- a CDS encoding phenylacetate--CoA ligase: MYWDRDKECMDREELEQTQFERLQSTLNRVYAHVPFYRKKFDREGITPESVESLSDIVRLPFTTKEDVLANYPYGLFAVPLREIVRIHSSSSTTGTSVVGYTRNDLKTWSSLVARVLTAGGVTKDDVVQVSLGYGLFTGGFGLHYGAERVGASVIPASSGNTARQIQIMRDFKTTALVSTPSYAMLIADTIREMGIPVSALSLRYGLFGAEPWSERMRQRIQEALGIIATDNYGISAVLGPGIAGECMERKGLHLHEDHFLAEVIDPETLKPLPAGEQGELVLTTLTKEAFPMIRYRTRDLTRLLPENCRCGRTGRRMSRVTGRTDDMLIIRGVNVFPSQVESLLHEVAGGESAFQLVVDRKGPMDEATLLVEAGADPSFEWERRQTGVLAEAIRKRLAHDLGIALEVKLAGEGTLERVEGKVRRVVDRRML; encoded by the coding sequence ATGTACTGGGATCGCGACAAGGAGTGCATGGACCGGGAGGAGCTCGAGCAGACCCAGTTCGAGCGGCTGCAGTCGACCCTGAACCGCGTGTACGCCCACGTTCCCTTCTACCGGAAGAAGTTCGACCGGGAGGGGATCACCCCGGAGAGCGTGGAGTCGCTCTCCGACATCGTCCGTCTGCCGTTCACGACGAAGGAGGACGTGCTCGCGAACTATCCGTACGGGCTCTTCGCGGTCCCGCTCCGGGAGATCGTCCGGATCCACTCCTCTTCGAGCACGACGGGGACCTCGGTGGTAGGGTACACCCGCAACGACCTCAAGACCTGGAGCAGCCTGGTGGCCCGGGTCCTCACGGCGGGCGGGGTGACCAAGGACGACGTCGTGCAGGTGTCGCTGGGGTACGGGCTGTTCACCGGGGGGTTCGGCCTGCACTACGGGGCGGAGCGTGTCGGCGCCTCCGTGATCCCGGCCTCCAGCGGGAACACCGCCCGCCAGATCCAGATCATGAGGGACTTCAAGACGACGGCGCTGGTGTCGACCCCGTCCTACGCCATGCTGATCGCCGACACGATCCGGGAGATGGGGATCCCCGTCTCGGCCCTGTCGCTCAGGTACGGCCTCTTCGGGGCGGAGCCCTGGTCCGAGAGGATGCGGCAGCGGATCCAGGAGGCGCTGGGGATCATCGCGACCGACAACTACGGGATTTCGGCCGTCCTGGGCCCGGGGATCGCGGGGGAGTGCATGGAGCGCAAGGGGCTGCATCTCCACGAGGACCACTTCCTCGCGGAAGTGATCGACCCGGAGACGCTGAAGCCGCTCCCCGCGGGGGAGCAGGGGGAGCTCGTGCTCACCACCCTGACGAAGGAGGCCTTCCCGATGATCCGGTACCGGACCCGGGACCTGACCCGGCTCCTCCCGGAGAATTGCCGGTGCGGGCGGACGGGCCGGCGGATGAGCCGGGTGACGGGGCGGACCGACGACATGCTGATCATCCGGGGGGTGAACGTCTTCCCCTCCCAGGTCGAGTCGCTGCTCCACGAGGTCGCGGGGGGCGAATCCGCCTTCCAGCTCGTGGTCGACCGGAAAGGTCCGATGGACGAGGCGACGCTCCTCGTCGAGGCCGGCGCGGATCCCTCCTTCGAGTGGGAACGCCGGCAGACCGGCGTGCTGGCGGAGGCGATCCGGAAGCGGCTGGCGCACGACCTGGGGATCGCCCTGGAGGTGAAGCTCGCGGGGGAGGGCACCCTCGAGCGGGTCGAGGGAAAGGTCCGGCGGGTCGTCGACCGGCGGATGCTGTGA
- the livF gene encoding branched-chain amino acid ABC transporter ATP-binding protein (with LivGHMJ and LivGHMK is part of the high-affinity branched-chain amino acid transport system; LivFGHMK is specific for the transport of leucine, while LivFGHMJ is a transporter for leucine, isoleucine, and valine), with translation MLRIRNLEAGYGRLKVLRKVSMHINPGEIVTVIGANGAGKTTLLRTVSGLLNGKGGEILFEKRDLRNEPPERIVFLGCSLVPEGRQVFAPMTVRENLVLGSYVQYRRKRKAEAEEDLERIFGLFPRLKERERQLAGTLSGGEQQMLAIGRSLLSRPRLLLLDEPSMGLAPLVAKEIFRHISSLRKDLGLTILLVEQNARAALGIAERGYVLETGRVVLQGPSEELLANRDVQRAYLGVDLNGNR, from the coding sequence ATGCTTAGGATCCGGAATCTCGAGGCGGGATACGGCCGGCTGAAGGTGCTCCGGAAGGTGTCGATGCACATCAACCCCGGGGAGATCGTCACCGTCATCGGCGCGAACGGCGCGGGGAAGACCACCCTCCTTCGGACGGTTTCCGGTCTTCTGAACGGCAAGGGGGGGGAGATCCTCTTCGAGAAGCGGGACCTCCGGAACGAGCCTCCCGAGAGGATCGTGTTCCTCGGCTGCTCGCTGGTGCCCGAGGGAAGGCAGGTCTTCGCCCCGATGACCGTCCGGGAGAACCTGGTGCTGGGATCCTACGTCCAGTACCGGAGGAAGCGGAAAGCGGAGGCGGAGGAGGACCTCGAGCGGATCTTCGGCCTCTTCCCCAGGCTGAAGGAGCGGGAACGGCAGCTTGCGGGGACCCTCTCCGGCGGCGAGCAGCAGATGCTCGCGATCGGCCGTTCGCTGCTTTCCCGGCCCCGCCTCCTCCTGCTCGACGAGCCTTCCATGGGGCTCGCTCCCCTGGTGGCCAAGGAGATCTTCCGCCACATCTCGAGCCTCCGGAAGGACCTCGGACTGACGATCCTTCTCGTGGAGCAGAACGCGCGGGCGGCCCTGGGGATCGCGGAACGGGGGTATGTCCTGGAGACGGGACGGGTGGTGCTCCAGGGGCCGTCGGAGGAGCTTCTTGCGAACCGGGACGTGCAGCGGGCCTACCTGGGTGTGGATTTGAACGGGAACCGGTAA
- the livG gene encoding high-affinity branched-chain amino acid ABC transporter ATP-binding protein LivG (Part of the ABC transporter complexes LivFGHMJ and LivFGHMK involved in the high-affinity transport of branched-chain amino acids; LivFGHMK is specific for the transport of leucine, while LivFGHMJ is a transporter for leucine, isoleucine, and valine), translating to MLLSVRGVSKNFGGVQAVDDVSFDVPGGAIKALIGPNGAGKTTLFNLVSGFLPPQQGSIVFDGEEMRGLPPHRIAARGMTRTFQQIRLFPKMSVLETVMVGAHVHSRGEFLAGMLHLPFTRKEERRVREECREILGLLGIDKVADDEATSLPYGLQRVVELGRALACKPRILLLDEPAAGLNISETTEMGKRIARIRGEMGITVLLVEHDMALVMDISDEIVVLSYGKKIAEDVPKAIQRNREVIRVYLGENDA from the coding sequence ATGCTGCTGTCGGTCCGGGGAGTGAGCAAGAACTTCGGGGGAGTCCAGGCGGTCGACGACGTCTCCTTCGACGTCCCCGGCGGGGCGATCAAGGCGCTCATCGGCCCGAACGGGGCGGGGAAGACGACCCTCTTCAACCTGGTCTCCGGGTTCCTTCCCCCGCAGCAGGGGTCGATCGTCTTCGACGGCGAGGAGATGCGCGGGCTTCCGCCCCACCGGATCGCCGCCCGGGGGATGACCCGGACCTTCCAGCAGATCCGGCTCTTCCCGAAGATGAGCGTCCTGGAGACGGTAATGGTCGGCGCCCACGTCCACAGCCGGGGGGAGTTCCTCGCCGGCATGCTCCACCTTCCGTTCACCCGGAAGGAGGAGCGCAGGGTAAGGGAGGAGTGCCGGGAGATCCTCGGGCTGCTCGGGATCGACAAGGTGGCCGACGACGAGGCGACCAGCCTCCCCTACGGGCTGCAGCGGGTCGTCGAGCTGGGGAGGGCGCTCGCCTGCAAGCCGCGCATCCTGCTGCTGGACGAGCCGGCGGCGGGATTGAACATCTCGGAGACCACCGAGATGGGAAAACGGATCGCGCGGATCCGGGGGGAAATGGGGATCACCGTCCTCCTCGTGGAGCACGACATGGCGCTGGTCATGGACATCTCCGACGAGATCGTCGTGCTCTCCTACGGAAAGAAGATCGCCGAGGACGTGCCGAAGGCGATCCAGAGGAACCGGGAAGTGATCCGGGTCTACCTCGGGGAGAACGATGCTTAG
- a CDS encoding branched-chain amino acid ABC transporter permease yields MRKQGLQIAGCAAVVGAIQLAASLTGNVYHLTQLTMSAYYTLVVLGLCIVTGYAGQISIGHAGFFAIGGYLSALLTTHNLSAYKGPVVSGLAALGILTRRPDLYGGELLTVHPWPACIFAVLSAIAVAYAIGGPVLKLKGHYLAMATLGFGIIVYRIVLGTELVGSADGIYDVPAFPLLPGISVSGKSSLRVMNYYVAWGFVILGMVFLLNLVRSRVGRALASIHGAEDAAEAMGIPTARYKLKIFVVSAAFAAVAGVLLTHYNGGIGPSESSVMKSVRYLAIVAIGGMANLWGALSMSLVLNYLSLRGYFGTYDDAVFGVILILIMLFAPDGLLRRGMVDDLRGLFQRAGTGEGAS; encoded by the coding sequence ATGAGGAAACAGGGGCTCCAGATCGCGGGGTGCGCCGCGGTGGTCGGAGCGATCCAGCTGGCGGCCTCCCTGACCGGGAACGTGTACCACCTGACCCAGTTGACGATGTCCGCCTACTACACGCTGGTCGTGCTCGGTCTCTGCATCGTCACCGGGTATGCCGGGCAGATCTCGATCGGGCACGCCGGCTTCTTCGCGATCGGGGGGTATCTCTCCGCGCTGCTGACCACCCACAACCTTTCGGCCTACAAGGGACCCGTCGTCTCGGGGCTGGCCGCATTGGGGATTCTCACGCGCCGCCCCGACCTCTACGGGGGGGAGCTGCTCACGGTCCATCCCTGGCCCGCGTGCATTTTCGCGGTGCTCAGCGCCATCGCCGTCGCCTATGCCATCGGGGGGCCGGTCCTCAAGCTGAAGGGGCACTACCTCGCAATGGCCACGCTGGGGTTCGGCATCATCGTCTACCGGATCGTTCTCGGGACCGAGCTGGTCGGCTCGGCGGACGGGATCTACGACGTCCCGGCCTTTCCCCTGCTTCCGGGGATCTCGGTGTCCGGGAAATCCTCCCTCCGGGTGATGAATTATTATGTCGCCTGGGGATTCGTGATCCTGGGGATGGTCTTCCTGCTGAACCTCGTCCGCTCCCGCGTGGGAAGGGCGCTCGCCTCGATCCACGGCGCGGAGGATGCCGCCGAGGCGATGGGGATTCCCACGGCGCGGTACAAGCTGAAGATCTTCGTGGTCAGCGCCGCCTTCGCGGCGGTGGCGGGGGTTCTCCTGACCCACTACAACGGCGGGATCGGCCCCTCGGAATCCTCGGTCATGAAGTCGGTGCGCTACCTGGCGATCGTCGCCATCGGGGGGATGGCGAACCTCTGGGGGGCGCTCTCCATGAGCCTGGTGCTGAACTACCTCTCCCTCCGGGGCTATTTCGGGACGTACGACGACGCCGTCTTCGGAGTCATTCTGATCCTGATCATGCTCTTCGCGCCGGACGGGCTCCTCCGGAGGGGGATGGTCGACGACCTCCGGGGGCTCTTCCAGCGAGCCGGTACCGGGGAGGGCGCCTCCTGA
- a CDS encoding ABC transporter permease yields the protein MNLELFLQYVVAGVTYGTIYGIVAIGFNIIYNTTGIINFAQGEFVMLGGMTAVTLSRVLPLPAAILGAVLVTTAVGALIEILFIRWLHRPSVLRMIVITIGLSILIREAALHIWGESVRALPYFTGTSVTSIRLGGVYISPQVLWVVGIGAVVVAILGGFFRYTLLGMQMRACAANRDAARLCGISAKNMVTFSFMLSAAIGALGGCIVSPITYVSYDSGVPLAIKGFTVAILGGLGNSLASAGAGMLLGILESFSISVLPAAYKDVISVAILLVILFVRPSGLFGSTEVARLKEF from the coding sequence ATGAACCTCGAGCTGTTCCTGCAATACGTGGTCGCCGGAGTCACCTACGGAACGATCTACGGGATCGTCGCCATCGGGTTCAACATCATCTACAACACGACGGGGATCATCAACTTCGCCCAGGGGGAGTTCGTCATGCTCGGCGGGATGACCGCCGTGACCCTCTCCCGGGTGCTCCCGCTCCCCGCGGCGATCCTGGGGGCCGTGCTCGTCACCACGGCGGTCGGCGCCCTCATCGAGATCCTGTTCATCCGCTGGCTCCACCGTCCCTCGGTGCTGCGGATGATCGTCATCACGATCGGGCTTTCGATCCTGATCCGGGAAGCGGCGCTTCACATCTGGGGGGAGAGCGTTCGGGCCCTTCCCTACTTCACCGGGACGTCGGTGACCTCGATCCGGCTGGGCGGGGTGTACATCTCTCCGCAGGTGCTCTGGGTGGTCGGCATCGGCGCGGTCGTGGTGGCGATCCTGGGAGGCTTCTTCCGGTACACCCTGCTGGGGATGCAGATGCGGGCCTGCGCCGCGAACCGGGACGCCGCGCGGCTGTGCGGCATCAGCGCGAAGAACATGGTGACCTTCTCGTTCATGCTCAGCGCCGCGATCGGGGCGCTCGGAGGGTGCATCGTCTCCCCGATCACCTACGTGTCGTATGACAGCGGGGTGCCGCTGGCGATCAAGGGGTTCACGGTCGCGATCCTCGGGGGGCTGGGAAACAGCCTGGCCTCCGCCGGCGCGGGGATGCTGCTCGGGATTCTCGAGTCCTTCAGCATCTCGGTGCTCCCGGCGGCCTACAAGGACGTGATCTCGGTCGCCATCCTGCTCGTCATCCTGTTCGTCCGGCCCAGCGGACTGTTCGGGAGCACCGAAGTGGCCCGCCTGAAGGAGTTCTGA
- a CDS encoding branched-chain amino acid ABC transporter substrate-binding protein — MKGKKRMVLGILMALLLAGTVVQAAEPIRVGAILAVTGPASFLGGPEARTLEMLAEEVNAKGGINGHKVELFIMDSGASPEKAVSFAKQLIEEKKVLAILGPSTSGETMQIKGIAEGGKTILLSCAAAEVIVNPVAKWVFKTPQKDSDAIQAIFNQMKRMKISKIGVLSGNDGFGSAGKGQIEKLAPENGITIVANEVYDKASTDLTAEVTKLKAANVEAIVNWSIVPAQSIVIKNARQIGFAGPIFQSHGFGNIKYVAAAGAAAEGVIFPAGRLLVAEVLPDSNPQKAVLMKYKNDYEKKYKEDASTFGGHGYDAFMILAKAIEKAGSTDKEKVRDAIETMRGFIGTGGVFNFSAQDHNGLGIDAFELLTVKDGKFALYGK, encoded by the coding sequence ATGAAGGGAAAGAAACGGATGGTGTTGGGGATCCTGATGGCGCTCCTGCTGGCCGGAACCGTGGTCCAGGCGGCGGAGCCGATCCGCGTGGGGGCGATCCTCGCGGTGACCGGACCGGCCTCGTTTCTCGGAGGGCCCGAGGCGAGGACTCTCGAAATGCTCGCCGAGGAGGTCAACGCCAAGGGAGGGATCAACGGGCACAAGGTCGAGCTGTTCATCATGGATTCGGGGGCGAGTCCCGAGAAGGCGGTCTCCTTCGCCAAGCAGCTGATCGAGGAGAAGAAGGTGCTGGCGATCCTGGGACCCTCCACGAGCGGGGAGACGATGCAGATCAAGGGGATCGCCGAGGGGGGGAAGACGATCCTCCTCTCCTGCGCGGCGGCCGAGGTGATCGTGAACCCGGTGGCGAAGTGGGTCTTCAAGACCCCGCAGAAGGACAGCGATGCCATCCAGGCGATCTTCAACCAGATGAAGAGGATGAAGATCTCCAAGATCGGCGTCCTGTCGGGCAACGACGGCTTCGGCAGCGCAGGGAAGGGGCAGATCGAAAAGCTGGCTCCGGAGAACGGCATCACGATCGTGGCCAACGAGGTCTACGACAAGGCCTCCACCGACCTGACGGCCGAGGTGACCAAGCTCAAGGCGGCCAACGTCGAGGCGATCGTGAACTGGTCAATCGTTCCGGCCCAGTCGATCGTGATCAAGAACGCCCGCCAGATCGGATTCGCGGGGCCCATCTTCCAGAGCCACGGATTCGGGAACATCAAGTATGTGGCGGCCGCCGGGGCGGCCGCGGAGGGGGTCATCTTCCCCGCCGGCCGGCTGCTCGTCGCGGAGGTCCTTCCGGATTCCAATCCACAGAAAGCGGTCCTCATGAAGTACAAGAACGACTACGAGAAGAAGTACAAGGAGGATGCCAGCACCTTCGGAGGGCATGGCTATGACGCCTTCATGATCCTCGCGAAGGCGATCGAGAAGGCGGGCAGCACCGACAAGGAGAAGGTGCGCGACGCGATCGAGACGATGCGGGGGTTCATCGGCACCGGCGGCGTCTTCAACTTCTCGGCGCAGGACCACAACGGCCTCGGGATCGACGCGTTCGAACTGCTCACCGTGAAGGACGGGAAGTTCGCACTGTACGGGAAGTAG
- a CDS encoding GNAT family N-acetyltransferase gives MNEQILIRNAVSSDLEAIIALDEVGSEEEKPAYWRGIFDHYVAVGRKDRVFLVAETGDRVVGFITGEVRAWEFGSPPCGWVFALGVSPKMRGRGIARGMFEEICRRLRQADVTTVRTMVDRNNKEMLSFFRSQDLRTGRYVELEKEID, from the coding sequence ATGAACGAGCAGATCCTCATACGAAACGCCGTCTCATCCGACCTCGAGGCCATCATCGCGCTGGACGAGGTGGGGTCCGAGGAGGAGAAACCGGCCTATTGGCGAGGGATTTTCGACCACTACGTGGCCGTCGGGAGAAAGGACCGGGTGTTCCTGGTCGCGGAAACCGGCGACAGGGTCGTCGGGTTCATCACCGGCGAAGTCCGCGCATGGGAGTTCGGGTCGCCCCCATGTGGATGGGTGTTCGCGCTGGGCGTGTCCCCGAAGATGCGCGGGAGGGGGATCGCCCGGGGGATGTTCGAGGAAATCTGCAGGCGGCTCCGGCAGGCCGACGTCACCACGGTCCGGACGATGGTGGACCGGAACAACAAGGAAATGCTCTCCTTCTTCCGGAGCCAGGATCTGCGCACCGGCCGGTATGTCGAGCTCGAGAAGGAGATCGATTGA
- a CDS encoding transcriptional regulator, with protein sequence MRLKKSSLFALFAVLELAGDSRRQLSTTDIADKYGISSHHLAKVMGTLAHAGLVQAVRGVGGGYRFSGNVSRTTLLDVIQLFETLESDLDLPNHWSPTDNPIVAELQRITLEIDELTKAVLGTITLRTALNSTRQRTEAAAGGKPGR encoded by the coding sequence GTGAGGCTGAAAAAGAGCAGCCTGTTCGCCCTCTTCGCCGTGCTCGAACTGGCCGGCGATTCCCGACGGCAGCTCTCGACCACCGACATCGCCGACAAGTACGGCATCTCCTCGCACCACCTCGCGAAGGTGATGGGGACCCTGGCGCACGCGGGGCTGGTCCAGGCGGTGCGGGGGGTCGGCGGCGGGTACCGGTTTTCCGGGAATGTCAGCCGGACGACGCTGCTGGACGTCATCCAGCTGTTCGAAACGCTCGAATCGGATCTCGACCTGCCCAACCACTGGAGCCCGACGGACAATCCGATCGTGGCGGAACTGCAGCGCATCACCCTCGAGATCGACGAGCTGACCAAGGCGGTCCTGGGCACCATCACCCTGCGGACGGCGCTGAACAGCACCCGCCAGCGAACGGAAGCGGCCGCCGGGGGCAAACCCGGGCGCTGA
- a CDS encoding metal-dependent hydrolase: MTPPPAERDSPAPRIDFHVHLSVYTHHREWVTEWMKRSHPAGYEDYIARHADPGAFEELLSAEGVDHACVLAELSPVTTGICTNEQVRDFCRGRTRLIPFCDINPHLHTDLGEELRRKVEGEGFRGAKLYPTYQHYYPNDPRIYPLYQAAQELGIPVLFHTGSSVFRGSRMKYGDPLYLDDLAVDFPRLNLVIGHGGRGFWYDRAQFLSKHHANVYLEISGLPPARLMTYFPELPRITDKVIFGSDWPGIPWIRRNMEAVGKLPLPAEGVDRILGGNAARLLRL; encoded by the coding sequence ATGACGCCCCCACCGGCGGAAAGGGACTCCCCCGCGCCGCGGATCGATTTCCACGTGCACCTGTCGGTCTACACGCACCACCGCGAGTGGGTGACCGAGTGGATGAAGCGGTCGCACCCCGCGGGGTACGAGGACTATATCGCCCGCCATGCCGACCCGGGCGCCTTCGAGGAACTGCTGTCGGCCGAAGGGGTCGACCATGCCTGCGTGCTGGCGGAGCTCTCCCCCGTCACCACGGGAATCTGCACGAACGAGCAGGTGCGCGATTTCTGCAGGGGGAGGACGCGGCTGATCCCCTTCTGCGACATCAATCCCCACCTGCACACCGACCTGGGGGAGGAGCTGCGCCGGAAGGTCGAGGGGGAGGGGTTCCGGGGGGCGAAGCTCTACCCCACCTACCAGCACTACTATCCCAACGACCCGAGGATCTATCCGCTGTACCAGGCGGCCCAGGAGCTCGGGATCCCGGTCCTGTTCCACACCGGCTCGTCGGTGTTTCGGGGCTCCCGGATGAAGTACGGAGACCCGCTCTACCTGGACGACCTGGCCGTCGATTTCCCCCGGCTGAACCTGGTGATCGGCCACGGCGGCAGAGGGTTCTGGTACGACCGGGCGCAGTTCCTCTCGAAACACCACGCCAACGTCTACCTGGAGATTTCCGGCCTTCCGCCGGCCCGGCTGATGACCTACTTCCCGGAGCTACCCCGGATCACCGACAAGGTGATCTTCGGCAGCGACTGGCCGGGGATCCCCTGGATCCGGCGGAACATGGAGGCGGTCGGAAAGCTGCCGCTGCCGGCGGAGGGGGTCGACAGGATTCTCGGCGGGAACGCGGCCCGGCTCCTGCGTTTGTAG
- a CDS encoding dehydrogenase: MSGFLNLKGRVAVVTGGARGIGLAITRALTAQGVVVHVFDVAPGEGGEDPSFRFHKVDIADSAAVAAAVATLPPEVSLLVNNAGITRDRSAANMTDEEWQSVIAVNLTGAFHMARALAPSMRKAGYGRIVNITSINGIRGKFGQANYCASKAGLIGLTKTLARELGPRGVTVNAVAPGMVMTEMTQALAGEVIAKARDESVLPELTRPEDVANAVLFLLSDAARMITGEVIRVDAGQYI; the protein is encoded by the coding sequence ATGAGCGGATTCCTGAATCTGAAAGGCCGCGTCGCGGTGGTGACCGGCGGCGCCCGGGGGATCGGGCTGGCGATCACCCGCGCCCTGACCGCTCAGGGCGTCGTCGTGCACGTCTTCGACGTGGCCCCGGGCGAGGGGGGGGAGGATCCCTCCTTCCGGTTCCACAAGGTGGATATCGCCGATTCGGCCGCCGTGGCCGCCGCGGTCGCGACGCTGCCTCCGGAGGTGTCTCTGCTGGTCAACAACGCCGGCATCACCCGGGACCGCAGCGCGGCGAACATGACCGACGAGGAGTGGCAGTCTGTGATCGCGGTGAACCTGACCGGCGCCTTCCACATGGCGCGCGCCCTGGCACCCTCGATGCGGAAGGCCGGGTACGGGCGGATCGTGAACATCACCTCCATCAACGGGATCCGCGGCAAGTTCGGCCAGGCGAACTATTGCGCCTCCAAGGCGGGGCTGATCGGCCTGACCAAGACGCTGGCGCGGGAGCTGGGACCCAGGGGGGTCACGGTGAACGCCGTCGCGCCGGGGATGGTCATGACCGAGATGACGCAGGCGCTCGCCGGGGAGGTGATCGCGAAGGCCCGGGACGAGAGCGTGCTGCCGGAGCTGACCCGGCCCGAGGATGTCGCCAACGCCGTGCTCTTCCTGCTCTCCGACGCGGCCCGCATGATCACCGGCGAGGTGATCCGGGTCGACGCCGGGCAGTATATCTGA